TGTGGGGATGGGCATTACTTTCTACGGGTTTGCCGTGGGTTGCCCAACGGGTGTGACCGATGCCAATTTGGGAGGGATTAACTTCCTGTTCTAATTTTTCCCGCAGATTGTAGAGTTTTCCCTGGGCGCGGACTCGATGTAATTCACCTTCGAGAATTGTGGCAATCCCTGCCGAATCATAACCCCGATATTCCAAACGTTCCAAACCAGCTAGGAGAATATCGATCGCTGTTTGGGTTCCGATATAGCCAACAATTCCGCACATTCTTTCGCTCACCCCATTTAGGCTAAGTCCGATCTATTCTATCGCAAGCGTGGCGCTTGTTTGCTTAGAGCCTAAAGACGCAGGGGTAAGGGTAAAGTTTCCCCTATAGGAGAGTGGGGTGTGGGGAGAATAAATAAAAGCAATATAGATCACTCAGCAGCACACTTTGTTCTTTTTGTCAAAAAAACTTTCTCTTTGCAACAAAACTACACAATTAATTGATCAACGGGTTGGCTTAAAAAAGGCTCTTTAACTGCCATTTATTGCTGTTGCTGAATAGGTGAGTGTAGATTTAGCAAGGGTTTTCAGGATCACCAGACAGCTAAAAACCCTAAAAAGCACAGAAAAACCCATCATTTCATACCGCGAAATTATACCATAATCGCTGGAAGTATTGCAACCTCGTAAACAAATGAGAATTATTTTCAATAAATTCTTAAGAAAAGGTAAATATTGCGAAATGTAAATTCAAATATTCTCAACTATTAACGCTTGTTTGATATAAAAAACTTATAAAAGATAATTAAGTAGGTGGGTGGAATTAAATATAAGATGAACGTAGAACGTAGGTTGGGTTGAAGCATGAAACCCAACCCCCGCACGGGTTACGCTACCGCTAACCCATCCTACAAATAATTGTGCCTACCTACCCAACTTCACGGCAGGTTAATGGTAAGTATTCAAAGTTAATCGGTCTGATTTTCCCCTGAGTAAGGAAGATTTATCGAAACTATCACAAACAGTGCTAACCCATGAATCATATTTTTTCTGCTATTGATTTTCAGGCAATTAAAAATCACCCTAACTTTAAGGAAGACAGCGTTAGAGAAGTGATTATTTTACCTCTTTTAACAAGTTTGGGCTACCAAGAGGATAATATCGAAAGAAGTAAAACCCTACGGCATCCCTTTTTAAAGGTTGGCAGTAAAAAACGTCCGATAAATTTAATTCCTGACTATGTTCTCAAAGTTAATCAAAGTTATGCTTGGGTATTAGAGGCTAAAAAACCAACGGAAAATATCTACGAAGGTGATTCAGTAGAACAGGTCTATAGTTATGCCACTCATCCTGAAATCAGAAGTAATTATTTTGCTCTTTGTAATGGCCTAGAATTTAGTTTATTTAAGACCCTCGATACCAGTACACCTATCTTATATTTTTCTCTTGATGCAATTGCCGATAGTTGGCAAGAGTTGACCCAGTATTTAGCCCCAGATAGATTTCAAGTGGGGAAAAGTTTTAGTTATCAAAGCCATTCCCCAATCAGTCGCAAAACTTTTGACTACTCAAGTCGTCCCTTATTAGAACCAATTGAGGTAAAAAAACAACAAGCTAAAAGACATTTTGGTGTTCATGGATATTTTACTAAACAAGCATGGAATGTGGTGGCAGAATATATTAAAAACTTTAGTCAACCGGGAGATGTCATTCTTGATCCTTTTGGCGGTAGTGGAGTGACGGCAATTGAAGCTTTAATGAATAACCGCAAAGCGATTAGTATTGATATTAACCCTCTGGCTATTTTTCTTGTTAATTCTTTAATTAGTCCCGTTGATTTTGATGATTTAAGTCAGGCTTTTGAACGAGTTAAATTAGCCTACCAAGAGCGAGAACCGCAAACCAAAGAGGAAATAACAAAGATTCTCAATACCTATCCTTATCCCCAAGGTTTGAAACTGCCTAAAGGTTCTGATGTGGCTACTGTTGAACAGTTATTTAGTAACAAACAATTAGCTCAACTAAGTTTATTAAAACATTTGATTAAACAAGAACTAAACGAGAATGTTAGAGAGTCTTTATTGTTAGTTTTTTCCAGTACAATCAATAAGTATAATTTGACTTTTCATTACACAAGAAGTGCGGCGGGGGGTGATAGTTCTGTATTTAGATATTATCGCTATAGAATTGCTCATGAACCTGGAGAAATGCCCTTAATAAAAATTTATGAAACTAAATTTAAAAAACTTGTTGCAGCTAAACAAGAAATGGAGTTTTATGTTAATAAAAACACCATCAACTATGCCAAAATTGTTAAAGGAACAGCGACAGACTTAAATTTTATTGAAAATGAAAGCGTTGATTATATTTATACCGATCCTCCCTACGGAAAGAAAATTCCCTACTTAGATTTATCAATAATGTGGAATGCTTGGTTAGATTTAGAAGTGACGGAAAAGGACTATCAATTAGAAGCTATTGAAGGTGGAACAATCCAAAAAAGTAAACAGGAATATAATCAATTAATTGCCCAAAGTATTCGAGAAATGTATCGGGTTTTAAAATTTGAGCGATGGTTATCCTTTGTCTTTGCTCACAAAGATCCTGAGTTTTGGCATTTAATTTTAGATACGGCAGAAAGTTGCGGATTTGAGTATGTGGGAGCAGTGCCACAAAAAAATGGACAAACGAGCTTTAAAAAGCGGCAAAATCCCTTTACAGTTTTATCAGGACAGTTAATTATTAATTTTCGGAAAGTTCCCACTCCCAAAGCGGTAATGAAAGCTAACTTAGGCATGGATATCACCGAGATTGTCATGCAAACTGTTGAAGGAATTATTGCTAAAAATGATGGGGCAACCCTAGAACAAATTAACGATGAATTGATTATTAAAGGTTTGGAATTAGGGTTTTTAGATTTACTAGCCAAGGAGTATTCAGACTTGACTCCAATTTTGTTAGATAATTTTGATTATGAGGAAAAGACTGAATTATATACCATCAAAAAAGATAGTAAGTTTAAGTCAAAAATCGATGTTAAATTGAGAATTAAATACTATTTGATTAGCTATTTGAGAAGGATGGAAAGAGATAATAAAAGCTCTAGTTTTGATGATATTGTTTTTAATATATTACCTCTGTTAAAAAATGGCACAACTCCCGAAAATCAGACGATTCTAAGCGTCCTCGAAGATATTGCCCAGAGAGTTGGTGATGATAACTGGCGCTTAAAACAAGAAGGACAATTGAGTTTATTTTAAATCCAGTGGCAGCACACTTTTTTCTTTTTGTCAAAAAAACTTTCTCTTTGCAACAAAACTACACAATTAATTGATCAACGGGTTGGCTTAAAAAAGGCTCTTTAACTGCCAGTTGTTGCTGTTGCTGAATAGGTGAGTGTAGATTTAGCAAGGGTTTTCAGGATCACCAGACAGCTAAAAAGCCAAAAAAGCACAGAACATACCATCACTTCATACTGCGAAATTATACCATAATCGCTGGAAGTATTGCAACCTCGTAAACAAATGAGAATTATTTTCAATAAATTCTTAAGACAAAGATAAATATTGCGAAATGTAAATTTAAATATGCTCAACTATTAACGCTTGTTTGATATAAAAAACTTATAAAAAGTGGTAATTTTTACTGACTGATAACTGATTACTGAGACAAACTTTACACAGGAATGACAACTGCTGTTAAAGCGGCAGTAACCGCGTCCATCGGTTGATTACCGTCGATATGGTTAAGAGTCCCCTTTTGACCGTAATAATCTAAAACGGGGGCAGTTTGGTCGATATAAACCTGTAGGCGACGGGCGATGGTTTCTTTAGTATCATCTTGACGACCCCGTTGCATGAGACGCTCAATTAAGACCGTATCTGGTACAGCCAAATTAACCACAAATGTGTAACTATCGGCCAATTCTTCCAGTAATGCGTCTAAAAAGCTCGCCTGTGCCACCGTGCGGGGAAACCCATCAAGAATCCAACCCTTAGCACTGTCAGGCTGTTTTAAACGTTCCTGAATTAAACCTAATAACAACTCATCGGGGACTAATTCGCCCTTTTCCACATAAGCTTGTGCTTGTTGACCAAGTTCTGTCTTCTCTGTAATTGCTTGACGTAAAATTTCACCGGTAGAAATATGGGGAATCGTCAGAGATTCCGCTAATTTTGCCGCTTGGGTACCTTTTCCCGATCCGGGCGGTCCCAAAAATATCACACCGATCCGTTTGCTCATGGGATTAAATATAGGGTTTTAAGGGAAAAAATAACCAGTAACCGCTAAAAGGTCACTGGCTAACTATCTAACTACTGTTTAATCATGCCCTCATAGCGTTGAGAGATGACATAGGTTTGAATTTGTTTCGCCGTATCGATCGCCACCCCCACCAGAATTAACAGGGAAGTTGCCCCCAAACCGCGAAAAGTGGTGACACCGGTGGCGCTTTCTACTACAGTCGGCACAGTAGCCACCAAACTTAAAAAGAGAGCGCCCAAAAGGGTGAGACGATTCAGCACCCCTTCCAGATAATTAGTAGTAGCGGTCCCCGGTCGAATCCCCGGAATACTGGTCCCCATTTTTTTCAGGTTTTGGGACATATCCTTGGGGTTAACGATCAGGGAAGCGTAGAAGAAACTAAAACCGAGAATTAGTAAGCTATAAAAAGCCACATAACCCCAACTATCGGGACGCAGGGCATTAACCAACTGAACTAAAACCTGACCGACCGGGTTATCCGTGGGTAAAGCTTGCACCAATTGGAAAGGTAAGACCAACACTGCCGAGGCGAAAATAATCGGCATCACGCCCCCTTGATTGAGTCGTAGGGGTAGATAACTGGTTCTTTCCCGATAGAGACGACGACCCACCTGACGACGGGCAGAAACAATAGGAATCCGACGGGTTCCTTCCTGAACAAAAACAATGCCGATAATCATCACCAAGAAAACCAGCAAGAGAATCACCACTTGAGCGATCGCTTGTCGGCCACCCTGTTGGGCAAAAGTAATTGTATCACCGAGGGTTTTTGGTAAAACAGCGACAATGTTGACAAAAATCAGCAAAGATGCTCCATTTCCCAGACCGCGTTCTGTGATCAGTTCCGAAATCCACATCACGAACATAGAACCCGCCACTAAAGCGAGAACCGTAGCAGCGATCGAGGGTAAAGTTCCGGCCACAACGCCGTTAGCCACCAATAAACCGAGAGTAATACCGATACTTTGAATAATTGACCAACCAAAGGCAATATAACGGGTAATTTGGGCAATTTTTCGCCGTCCTGCCTCTCCTTCATTTTTCTGTAAATCTTCCAAAGAAGGAAGGGCAGCGGTGAGCAGTTGCACGATAATTGAGGCGTTGATATAGGGAAGAATGCCGAGGGCAAAAATCCCTAACGTCGATAATCCTCCCCCGGTGAACAGGTCAAGGATTCCCAAAGCGGCGTTACTTTGAATAATTTCTGCTAATCTTGCCCGATCCAAACCGGGTATCGGTACAAACATCCCAAAACGGAGCAGAATCAGTAAACCCAATGTAATCAACAAGCGACCGCGTAAACCGGCCGCCTGTGCCATTTGCATAAACGTTTCCTGTGCCGTGGGAGCCTTATCACGACTAACGACCATTAACAGTTACCTCTAGTGCAGTTTTTTTATGGGAAAAAGTAATCGAGGGGGAAAACTTTCTCGATTTTTTTAAGATTTCCCCTGTGTTTATTATGATATAGCAATCCGGTCTTGGGGATTGGGTGTTAGGGGTTGGGTGTAGGGTGTAGGGTGTGGGGTGTAGGGTGTGGGGTGTAGGGTGTGGGGAGAACAAAGCTGCCCTTTACCTTTTGCCTTTTGCCTTTTGCCTTTTGCCTTTTGCCTTTTATCTCCTGTCTCCGTTAAATTTCTTCCCAAGTACCTTGAGCGGCGGTAATTTTCTCTTTAGCACTATTGCTAAAAGCGGCGGCCTTCACCTTGAGGGGAACGGTAATTTCACCATCACCCAAAACTTTTAAAGGACCGTCGTTGCTGGTGAGAATGTTAGCTTTTAGCAGACTTTCTAGGGTAACTTCCGTATTAGCGGGTAAAGAAGCTAATTTTTTCAGATTAACAATCGTGTATTGACGGGGGTTAACCAAAGGAAAATGCTTTAATTTGGGAACCCGACGATAGAGGGGCATTTGTCCCCCCTCAAAACCGGGACGAGTCCCCGTCCCAGAGCGAGATTTTTGTCCGCGCATTCCCAGACCGCAACTAGCGCCCTGGCCGGCCGAGACACCCCGTCCCACACGACGACGGCGTTTAGTGGACCCCGGTTGGGGGGCGATTTCGTGGAGTTT
This portion of the Microcystis aeruginosa NIES-2549 genome encodes:
- a CDS encoding adenylate kinase, yielding MSKRIGVIFLGPPGSGKGTQAAKLAESLTIPHISTGEILRQAITEKTELGQQAQAYVEKGELVPDELLLGLIQERLKQPDSAKGWILDGFPRTVAQASFLDALLEELADSYTFVVNLAVPDTVLIERLMQRGRQDDTKETIARRLQVYIDQTAPVLDYYGQKGTLNHIDGNQPMDAVTAALTAVVIPV
- the secY gene encoding preprotein translocase subunit SecY codes for the protein MVVSRDKAPTAQETFMQMAQAAGLRGRLLITLGLLILLRFGMFVPIPGLDRARLAEIIQSNAALGILDLFTGGGLSTLGIFALGILPYINASIIVQLLTAALPSLEDLQKNEGEAGRRKIAQITRYIAFGWSIIQSIGITLGLLVANGVVAGTLPSIAATVLALVAGSMFVMWISELITERGLGNGASLLIFVNIVAVLPKTLGDTITFAQQGGRQAIAQVVILLLVFLVMIIGIVFVQEGTRRIPIVSARRQVGRRLYRERTSYLPLRLNQGGVMPIIFASAVLVLPFQLVQALPTDNPVGQVLVQLVNALRPDSWGYVAFYSLLILGFSFFYASLIVNPKDMSQNLKKMGTSIPGIRPGTATTNYLEGVLNRLTLLGALFLSLVATVPTVVESATGVTTFRGLGATSLLILVGVAIDTAKQIQTYVISQRYEGMIKQ
- the rplO gene encoding 50S ribosomal protein L15; the protein is MKLHEIAPQPGSTKRRRRVGRGVSAGQGASCGLGMRGQKSRSGTGTRPGFEGGQMPLYRRVPKLKHFPLVNPRQYTIVNLKKLASLPANTEVTLESLLKANILTSNDGPLKVLGDGEITVPLKVKAAAFSNSAKEKITAAQGTWEEI
- a CDS encoding DNA methyltransferase → MNHIFSAIDFQAIKNHPNFKEDSVREVIILPLLTSLGYQEDNIERSKTLRHPFLKVGSKKRPINLIPDYVLKVNQSYAWVLEAKKPTENIYEGDSVEQVYSYATHPEIRSNYFALCNGLEFSLFKTLDTSTPILYFSLDAIADSWQELTQYLAPDRFQVGKSFSYQSHSPISRKTFDYSSRPLLEPIEVKKQQAKRHFGVHGYFTKQAWNVVAEYIKNFSQPGDVILDPFGGSGVTAIEALMNNRKAISIDINPLAIFLVNSLISPVDFDDLSQAFERVKLAYQEREPQTKEEITKILNTYPYPQGLKLPKGSDVATVEQLFSNKQLAQLSLLKHLIKQELNENVRESLLLVFSSTINKYNLTFHYTRSAAGGDSSVFRYYRYRIAHEPGEMPLIKIYETKFKKLVAAKQEMEFYVNKNTINYAKIVKGTATDLNFIENESVDYIYTDPPYGKKIPYLDLSIMWNAWLDLEVTEKDYQLEAIEGGTIQKSKQEYNQLIAQSIREMYRVLKFERWLSFVFAHKDPEFWHLILDTAESCGFEYVGAVPQKNGQTSFKKRQNPFTVLSGQLIINFRKVPTPKAVMKANLGMDITEIVMQTVEGIIAKNDGATLEQINDELIIKGLELGFLDLLAKEYSDLTPILLDNFDYEEKTELYTIKKDSKFKSKIDVKLRIKYYLISYLRRMERDNKSSSFDDIVFNILPLLKNGTTPENQTILSVLEDIAQRVGDDNWRLKQEGQLSLF